The Pelmatolapia mariae isolate MD_Pm_ZW linkage group LG10_11, Pm_UMD_F_2, whole genome shotgun sequence genome includes a region encoding these proteins:
- the fbxl4 gene encoding F-box/LRR-repeat protein 4 yields MLTLLSMFYYICLRRRSRSGTRGEALTSRRAVESGQRAVLPVSVEVEQYAKEVLDFSSHYGSENSMSYTMWNLAGVPNVYPSSGDFTQTAVFRTYGTWWEQCASAPLPFRRTPKGFYSKDYIELGFEEPVYPTAVEVFETYYPGAIVQILACSHNPFTQNPPTDVRWEVLWSGEPTKVLTPQARQFSPKIKHIGFPTNLLRLEVNSSLLDYYTELDAVILRGVKERPMLALYKMPIIDISDLSDSEEELSDVGGPFRQGDGKHQRTGNGYFDKLPYELIQLILSHLTLPDLCRLAQSCKLLHQHCCDPLQYTQLSLQPYWARLSDASLGHLQSRCTLLQRLNLSWTGNRGALTLTGFSSFMKACGLSLVCLEMSCCHFLNEACLEVISQTCPGLQELNLSSCDRLPPQAFTHISKLTRLRRLVLYRTKIEQTAILSILTFCIELRHLNLGSCVRIEDYDVVASMLATRCRSLCSLDLWRCRNLTDRGLTELVSGCRMLEELDLGWCPTLQSSTGCFQHLARSLPRLRKLFLTANRTVCDSDIEELAASCPCLRHLDILGTRSVSAASLKKLLQSCPQLVLLDVSFCSQIDMRVVQELSGLFPNVAIKKSFTQ; encoded by the exons ATGTTAACCCTGTTGAGCATGTTTTACTATATCTGTCTGCGGCGGCGCTCCAGGAGTGGAACTCGAGGCGAGGCTCTGACCAGTCGACGGGCTGTGGAATCTGGCCAGAGAGCGGTACTGCCAGTCAGTGTAGAGGTGGAGCAGTACGCCAAAGAGGTTTTGGACTTCAGCTCCCACTATGGCAGTGAGAATAGCATGTCTTACACCATGTGGAACCTGGCAGGGGTGCCTAACGTCTACCCCAGCTCAGGGGACTTCACCCAGACAGCTGTATTCAGAACTTATGGGACGTGGTGGGAACAGTGTGCCAGTGCTCCGCTGCCTTTTCGTCGCACTCCTAAAGGCTTCTACAGTAAGGATTACATTGAGCTAGGCTTTGAGGAGCCCGTCTACCCGACAGCAGTGGAGGTGTTTGAGACCTATTACCCTGGAGCCATCGTCCAGATCCTGGCCTGCTCTCATAATCCTTTCACCCAGAACCCGCCTACTGATGTCAG GTGGGAGGTGTTGTGGTCTGGTGAGCCCACCAAGGTGCTGACTCCACAGGCTCGCCAGTTTTCCCCTAAAATAAAGCATATCGGCTTCCCAACCAACCTGTTGCGTCTAGAGGTGAACAGCTCTTTGCTGGACTATTACACCGAACTGGATGCAGTTATCCTGCGTGGGGTAAAAGAGAGGCCCATGCTGGCTCTCTATAAAATGCCCATCATCGACATCAGTGACCTGAGCGACAGCGAAGAGGAGCTGTCTGATGTGGGAGGTCCTTTCAGGCAAGGAGATGGCAAGCACCAGAGGACAGGAAATGGCTACTTTGACAAACTGCCATATGAG CTCATCCAGCTGATACTGAGCCACCTGACCCTGCCAGACCTCTGCCGTCTGGCCCAGAGCTGTAAGCTGCTGCACCAGCACTGCTGTGACCCGCTACAGTACACCCAGCTGAGTCTGCAGCCTTACTGGGCCCGGCTGAGTGACGCCTCCCTGGGACACCTGCAGAGCCGCTGCACCCTCCTCCAGAGGCTCAACCTGTCCTGGACCGGCAACCGTGGAGCCCTTACCCTGACGGGCTTCAGCAG TTTCATGAAggcctgtggtctcagcctggTCTGCCTGGAAATGTCATGCTGCCACTTCCTGAACGAAGCCTGTCTCGAGGTCATCTCCCAGACTTGTCCTGGACTCCAGGAGCTCAACCTGTCCTCCTGTGATCGTCTCCCCCCACAGGCCTTCACGCACATCTCAAAACTTACACGCCTCCGCAGGCTGGTGCTTTACCGAACAAAGATAGAG CAAACAGCCATCTTAAGCATTCTGACTTTCTGCATAGAGCTAAGACACCTCAACCTGGGGAGCTGTGTGAGG ATCGAAGACTATGATGTTGTAGCCAGTATGCTGGCCACTCGCTGTCGCTCGCTGTGCTCTCTGGACCTGTGGCGTTGCAGAAACCTGACCGATCGAGGCCTGACTGAGCTCGTCTCAGGGTGCAG GATGTTGGAGGAACTGGACCTGGGCTGGTGTCCCACGCTGCAGAGCAGTACGGGATGTTTCCAACACCTCGCCCGCAGCCTTCCACGCCTGCGCAAGCTCTTCCTCACTGCCAACCGCACCGTCTGCGACTCAGACATAGAGGAGCTGGCAGCCAGCTGCCCCTGTCTCAGGCATCTCGACATTCTGG